In the genome of Achromobacter sp. MFA1 R4, the window CGTCCGCCCGGCGCGGCCACCTGGGCTGCGTTGTAGGCGGCGCCCGTGGGATAGGCCGCGTCGATGGGCGCGTCGGGACGCTCATACGTGGGGGCCAGCGAGCAGCCCGCGAGGGCCGCCGCCAGGGATACAGACAGCAAGGTTCTCATCTGGAGTTTCATTACGGTTGACCCTCCGCCGGCACGTCGTGCGCGGCCTTGGCGCTGGTGTCGTGCTTGTCGACGTTTTCGCTCATGCGCTTGACCTTGAACACGCGCAGCATGATCACGAAGAAGGCCGGGACGAAGAAGATGGCCAGGAAGGTGCCGGTCAGCATGCCGCCGATCACGCCCGTGCCGATGGCGTTCTGGCTGCCCGACCCCGCGCCGGACGAAATGGCCAGCGGGGTCACGCCCAGGATGAACGCCAGGGACGTCATCAGGATGGGACGCAGGCGCTGGCGCGCGGCGTGGATGGCCGATTCCGTCAGGCTGGCGCCCGCCTCGTAGTGCTCCTTGGCAAACTCCACGATCAGGATGGCGTTCTTGGCCGCCAACCCGATGGTCGTCAAGAGCCCCACCTGGAAGTACACGTCGTTGGACAGGCCCCGCAGCATCGTGGCAAGCAGCGCCCCGATGATCCCCAGCGGCACCACCAGCATGACCGCGGACGGAATGGTCCAGCTTTCATAGAGCGCCGCCAGGCACAGGAACACGACGATCAGCGAGATCGCGTACAGCGCGGGCGCCTGGGCGCCGGACAGGCGTTCTTCGAACGACAGGCCGGTCCATTCGAAACCGACGCCCACGGGCAGCTTGGCCGCCAGGCGTTCCATTTCCTCCATCGCCGCGCCCGAGCTGTAGCCCGGCGCCGCCTGGCCCTGGATGTTGTAGGACGGCACGCCGTTGTAGCGGTTCAGCTTTTGGGGGCCGAAGCTCCAGGTCGCCTTGGAGAAGGCCGAGAACGGCACCATGTCGCCGGCGCTATTGCGCACGTACCACTTGTTCAGGTCTTCCGGCAGCATGCGCGAGGAGGCCTCGCCCTGCGCGAACACCTTCTTCACGCGGCCGCGGTCGATGAAGTCGTTGACGTACGACGAACCCCATGCGGTGGCGAGCGTGCTGTTGATGTCCGAGACGGCCACGCCCAGGGCGCGCGCCTTTTCGCGGTCGATGTCCAGCTGGTACTGCGGCGCGTCTTCGATGCCGTTGGGGCGCACGCCCACCAGCACCGGACTCTTGGCCGCTTCGCCCAGCAACTGGTTGCGCGCGGCAAGCAGCTTTTCGTGGCCCACGCCGGCGCGGTCCATGAGCTGGAAGTCAAAGCCGGTAACGTTGCCCAGTTCCATCACGGAGGGCGGCGGCACGACGAACATCTGCGCGCGGCGCTCAGTCTTGGCGAAGTGGGCGTTGGCGCGCGCCGCCACGGCGCCGGCCTTCAGGCTGGCGTCGCCGCGTTCTTCCCAGTCGCGCAGCTTGATGAACAGGATGGACGCGTTCTGGCCGCGGCCGCCGAAGTTGAAGCCGTTGACCGCGAACACCGACGTGACCGCGTCCTTTTCCTCGGTCAGCAGGTAGTTGGTCGCGTCGTCGATGACGGCCTTGGTGCCTTCGGCGGTGGTGCCGGCGGGCGTCTGGATCTGGGCAAACAGGATGCCCTGGTCTTCGGCCGGCAGGAACGCGGTCGGGATGCGCGTGAACATCCAGCCCATCGCGATGACCAGCGCCAGATACACCACCATCAGCCGCTTGGTGCGGTTCAGGCCGCGCGCCACGGTGTTGGCATAGCCGTTGCTGCTGCGCTCGAACGTGCGGTTGAACCAGCCGAAAAAGCCCTTCTTGGCGCCATGATGGCCCTTGGGGATGGGCTTGAGCATGGTCGCGCACAGGGCCGGCGTGAAGACGATGGCCACGATCACCGACAGCACCATGGACGACACGATGGTGATGGAGAACTGGCGGTAGATCACGCCCGTGGAGCCGCCGAAGAACGCCATGGGGATGAACACGGCGGCCAGCACCATGGCGATGCCGATCAGCGCGCCGGTGATCTGGGTCATGGACTTGCGGGTGGCCTGCTTGGGGGATAGCCCTTCCTCGGCCATGACCCGCTCGACGTTTTCCACGACCACGATGGCATCGTCCACCAGGAGGCCGATGGCCAGCACCATCCCGAACATGGTCAGGGTGTTGATGGAAAAGCCGAACGCCGCCAGCACGCCGAACGTGCCCAGCAGCACCACCGGCACGGCCAGCGTGGGGATGAGCGTGGCGCGGAAGTTCTGCAGGAAGAGATACATCACCAGGAACACCAGGATGATGGCCTCGACCAGCGTCTTGAACACTTCATGGATCGACAGGCTGACGAACGGCGTCGTGTCGTACGGATAGACGACGTCCATGCCCGGCGGGAAATACGGCTTCAGGTTGTTGATGGTGTCACGCACCGCCTGCGCCGTGTCCAGCGCATTGGCGCCCGGCGCCAGCTTGATCGCCAGGCCCGCGGCGGGCTTGCCGTTGTAGAAGCTGTCGATGGCGTAGGTCTGGCCGCCGAGTTCGATCGTGGCGACATCGGCCAGGCGCACCTGCGAGCCGTCGGTGTTGACCTTGAGCAGGATGCGGCCGAAGTCCTCGGCCGTTTCCAGGCGCGACGGCCCGATGATGGTGGCATTGAGCTGCTGGCCGCGCACGGACGGCAGGCCGCCCAGCTGCCCGGAGGACACCTGGACGTTCTGCTCCTTGATCGCGGTGGTGACGTCGACCGTGGTCAGCCCGTAATTGACGAGCTTGGCCGGGTCCAGCCAGATGCGCATCGCGTACTGCGAGCCGAACAGCTGGAAGTCGCCCACGCCCTGCGTGCGGCTGATGGGATCCTGGATGTAGGACGCGACGTAGTCGGCCAGGTCGTCCTTGGTCATCGTGCCGTCGGTGGACACGAAGCCCGCCACGATCAGGAAGTTCTTGGTGGCCTTGGTGACGCGGATGCCCTGCTGCTGCACTTCCTGCGGCAGGAGCGGCTGCGCCAACGACAGCTTGTTCTGGACCTGCACCTGGGCGGTGTCGGGGTTGGTGCCCTGCTTGAAGGTCAGCGTGATGGACATGCTGCCGTCGGAGTTGCTTTCCGACGAGATGTACTGCAGGCCGTCAAGGCCGTTCATCTGCTGTTCGATCACCTGCACCACGGTGTCCTGCACGGTCTGCGCGGACGCGCCCGGGTAGGTCACCGCGATGCCGATGGCGGGCGGGGCGATGTTGGGGTACTGGGCGACCGGCAACTGCAGGATGGACAGCGCGCCGGCCATCATCAGCACGATCGCGATCACCCAGGCAAATACCGGCCTGTCGATAAAAAACTTTGCCATGCATGGCTCCCTGATTACTGCTTGGCCGGCGCGGCGTTGGCCGCGCCATTGGCGGCCTGCTGCTGCGGCTGCTGCTGCGCCTGGGCGCTGGCCTCGGTGGCGACGACTTCGACGCCGGGACGGACCATCTGCAGGCCTTCCACGATGACCCGGTCGCCGGCGGCCAGGCCCTCGGTGACGAGCCACTTGTCGCCGATGGCGCGATCGGTCTTCAGGTCACGCAGTTCGACCTGGTTCTTGGCATTGACCACCAGCGCCGTCGGCAGACCGCGCTGGTTGCGGGTCACGCCGCGTTGCGGCACCAGCAGGCCGTCGGCGGCGACGCCATCGGCCAGGCGCGCGCGCACGAACATGCCCGGCAAGAGGCGGCGGTCCGGATTGGGGAACACCGCGCGCAGCGTGATCGAGCCCGTGCCCTGGTCCACGGTCACTTCCGAGAACTGGAGCTTGCCGGTCTCTTTGTATTGCGAGCCGTCTTCCAGGGTCAGCGTGACCAGCGCGGCCTGCTCGCCGTCCGCCTTCTTCAACTGGCCGCTGGCCAGGGCATCCTGCAGGCGCAGGAGCTGGACGCTGGACTGGGTGACGTCGACGTAGATCGGGTCGATTTGCTGCACCGCAGCCAATGCGTTGGTCTGGTTGGCCGTGACCAGCGCGCCTTCGGTGACCGCCGAGCGGCCGATGATGCCGGCGATCGGCGACAGCACCTTGGTGTAGACCAGGTTGATGCGCGCCGTATCGAGCGCCGCCTTGGCCGCCAGCACGTCGGCGGCCGCCTGGTCGCGCGAGGCGACGGCGTTGTCGTAGGTCTGCTGGCTGACCGCGCGGGTCGCAACCAGCGGCTTGTAGCGCTCGGCCAGGAGGGCCGCCGTCTTTTGCTGGGCCTGGGCCCGCGCCAGCGCGGCCTTCTGGCTGTCGAAATCGGCCTGGTAGAGGGCGGGATCGATTTGATAGAGCTGCTGCCCGGCCTTGACCTCGCCGCCCTCGGTGAAGAGACGCTTCTGGACGATGCCGTTGACCTGCGGACGCACTTCCGCCACACGGAATGGCGACGTGCGGCCCGGCAGTTCGGTGGTGAGGGAAACGGGTTGCGTCGCCAACGTGACGACCGTCACTTGCGGCTTGCCCGCCTGGGGCGCCTCTTGCTTCTTGCCGCAAGCGGCCAGTGTGAGAGCCGATGCCGTCAGCGCAAAAACAGCCGCGCCGCGCCACATAGCGCTTTTCTTATTCATAGATTGCATTCCCGATTTCAATAAAAGTAGCCCCACGCGGCGCATGCGCCGCGTGCCCGGTTGCCCTGGACGGGCCTGATCAGTTGGGGCGATCCTGCGAAGAACATCAGCCCTTCAGACCGCTTTGACGCGGACCGCGTGGCTCGGCTTTGGTGGAGTCGCGTTGAACACGCAAGGCTGGACACTTACTTATCGCATTGCTGCATTGCAGAACTCGCATTCTGAGTTATCCCGCTTTAGAAACAAAGGGGCATGTTGAGAAAACATCATTCCATTTATGGGACAATCTGGAACTCCCCCCACTGTGACAAAATGCCGACATGAAACGCCTACAGGGTATGGAACTCTTCGTCGAGGTGGCCAAGACGCACAGTTTTAGCCGCGCTGCGGCAACGCTGGGCGTGCCGAAGTCGACCTTGTCTCGCCAGGTGGCCGAATTGGAGCGATCGGTGGGGCTGCGGCTGCTGAGCCGCACCACGCGCAAAGTGGAGCTCACCGATGCCGGCCGGCTGTATTTCGAGCGCTGCCAGCGCATCGTGGCCGAGGCGCAGATCGCCCATGAAGAACTGCAGAAGCTGGTCGATACGCCGACCGGGCCGCTGCGGGTGAACATGCCCGCGGACTTCGGCACGGACTTCCTGGCAGAGTCATTCATGGAGTTTTCCCGGCGCTATCCCGATGTGACGTTTTTCCTTGACCTCGCCAATCCGGACCACGCCTCGCGCGTGTTCCAGACCTGCGATGTGTCGATCGAAATCGGCGACCTGCCCGATTCGACCCAGATTGCACGACTGCTGGGCATGCTGCCCGCCTACCTGTACGCCTCGCGCGAGTACCTGGAAAAGCACGGCGAACCGAAGCATCCCAGCGACTTGACCCGTCACGAGTGCATCGAGTTCCGCGCGGAAGGCGCCGGCCGCGTGACGCGCTGGCCGCTGACCAACGGCCAGCAGCACATCGAGTTCACGCCGGGTAATCGGTTTTCCGTGAACGGCGTCGCCATGGCGCGGCGCCTGGCCATGCTGGGCGCGGGCATCGCGGTGCTGGTCGGCGGTCAGTTGGCGGAGCAGCAATCCGGCCAGTTGCAGCGCGTGTTGCCGGACTGGCAGCTAGGGCCGTTTCCGGTCCATGCCGTCACCGAGACGCGGCTGCTGCCCGCCAAGACGCGGATCTTCATCGAGTTCCTGATGGAGCGGCTGGGCAGTCACTGGCAGGCGAAGGATACGCCTGTTTTCATGCGGTCCGTCTGAGCCCGAAACCGACTGAAAAATCCAGAAGCCGCCGACATCAGATGTCGGGAGAAATGACCAATGCCTGAGCCTGGGGTCGTGTCAGACGCCGGCTCAGAACGATTCGTCCTCGCGCAGGTAGCGCCATTGGCCCAGCGGCAGGTCGCCCAGGGCCACGCGGCCGATGCGCACGCGCTTCAGGCCCACCACCTTCAGCCCGACCAGTTCGCACATGCGGCGGATCTGGCGCTTCTTGCCTTCTCGCAGCACGAAACGCAACTGGTCGTGGTTCTGCCAACGCACCTGCGCCGGCTTGAGCGCCTTGCCGTCCAGCGACAGCCCATGATTGAGCAGGGCCAGGCCGTTGTCGGACAGGTCGCCCTGCACGCGGACCAGGTATTCCTTGTCGATCGTGGAATCCTCGCCGATCAATTGCTTGGCGACGCGGCCGTCCTGCGTGAGCACCAGCAGGCCCTGCGAATCGATGTCCAGGCGTCCCGCCACCGCCAGCCCGTCCAGGTGCGCGCGTTCAAAGCGCTGGGGCGCGCGGTCTCCGGCGAAGCGCGAGCGCGCGTCGATCAGGGCCACGGCGGGCGTGTAGCCCTTTTCGGCCTGGCCGGACACATAGCCGACCGGCTTGTTGATCAGGATGGTGACGCGGGACGTCTGGCGCGCATGCGCGGCGCGCTCCAGGGTGATGACCTGGTCGGGATAGGCCCGCGCGCCCAGTTCGGACACGACGACGCCGTCGACGCGGACCCAGCCGCGCTCGATATAGCTGTCCGCCTCGCGGCGGGAACAGAGTCCGCGCTCGGACATGAGCTTGGAGATACGTACTTTTTCCATGGGCCGTATTGTATGCGCAGGGCTTGTGCGCCCCGCCCTGCGGCACTGCGACGCAGACGGCCGCCCCCCGGGGCTTGGCATAATACGCAGCCATGACGACACCCGCAGCCCATCGCCCCCCTCTCGCCGCCGGCTGGCTGGCGCACGCCCCGGCCATTCTGTCCCCTGCCCAACGACACTGGCTGTTCCGTCCGGGCGCGCTCACCGCGGGCCTGCGCCAGGTCGGCCAGGTGCGGCTGCGGGTGCTGGCCGAGTACGCCGACGGCGCCCCGGACGACGAGGCGCGCGCGATGCA includes:
- a CDS encoding efflux RND transporter permease subunit, with amino-acid sequence MAKFFIDRPVFAWVIAIVLMMAGALSILQLPVAQYPNIAPPAIGIAVTYPGASAQTVQDTVVQVIEQQMNGLDGLQYISSESNSDGSMSITLTFKQGTNPDTAQVQVQNKLSLAQPLLPQEVQQQGIRVTKATKNFLIVAGFVSTDGTMTKDDLADYVASYIQDPISRTQGVGDFQLFGSQYAMRIWLDPAKLVNYGLTTVDVTTAIKEQNVQVSSGQLGGLPSVRGQQLNATIIGPSRLETAEDFGRILLKVNTDGSQVRLADVATIELGGQTYAIDSFYNGKPAAGLAIKLAPGANALDTAQAVRDTINNLKPYFPPGMDVVYPYDTTPFVSLSIHEVFKTLVEAIILVFLVMYLFLQNFRATLIPTLAVPVVLLGTFGVLAAFGFSINTLTMFGMVLAIGLLVDDAIVVVENVERVMAEEGLSPKQATRKSMTQITGALIGIAMVLAAVFIPMAFFGGSTGVIYRQFSITIVSSMVLSVIVAIVFTPALCATMLKPIPKGHHGAKKGFFGWFNRTFERSSNGYANTVARGLNRTKRLMVVYLALVIAMGWMFTRIPTAFLPAEDQGILFAQIQTPAGTTAEGTKAVIDDATNYLLTEEKDAVTSVFAVNGFNFGGRGQNASILFIKLRDWEERGDASLKAGAVAARANAHFAKTERRAQMFVVPPPSVMELGNVTGFDFQLMDRAGVGHEKLLAARNQLLGEAAKSPVLVGVRPNGIEDAPQYQLDIDREKARALGVAVSDINSTLATAWGSSYVNDFIDRGRVKKVFAQGEASSRMLPEDLNKWYVRNSAGDMVPFSAFSKATWSFGPQKLNRYNGVPSYNIQGQAAPGYSSGAAMEEMERLAAKLPVGVGFEWTGLSFEERLSGAQAPALYAISLIVVFLCLAALYESWTIPSAVMLVVPLGIIGALLATMLRGLSNDVYFQVGLLTTIGLAAKNAILIVEFAKEHYEAGASLTESAIHAARQRLRPILMTSLAFILGVTPLAISSGAGSGSQNAIGTGVIGGMLTGTFLAIFFVPAFFVIMLRVFKVKRMSENVDKHDTSAKAAHDVPAEGQP
- a CDS encoding efflux RND transporter periplasmic adaptor subunit, with protein sequence MNKKSAMWRGAAVFALTASALTLAACGKKQEAPQAGKPQVTVVTLATQPVSLTTELPGRTSPFRVAEVRPQVNGIVQKRLFTEGGEVKAGQQLYQIDPALYQADFDSQKAALARAQAQQKTAALLAERYKPLVATRAVSQQTYDNAVASRDQAAADVLAAKAALDTARINLVYTKVLSPIAGIIGRSAVTEGALVTANQTNALAAVQQIDPIYVDVTQSSVQLLRLQDALASGQLKKADGEQAALVTLTLEDGSQYKETGKLQFSEVTVDQGTGSITLRAVFPNPDRRLLPGMFVRARLADGVAADGLLVPQRGVTRNQRGLPTALVVNAKNQVELRDLKTDRAIGDKWLVTEGLAAGDRVIVEGLQMVRPGVEVVATEASAQAQQQPQQQAANGAANAAPAKQ
- a CDS encoding LysR family transcriptional regulator, whose protein sequence is MELFVEVAKTHSFSRAAATLGVPKSTLSRQVAELERSVGLRLLSRTTRKVELTDAGRLYFERCQRIVAEAQIAHEELQKLVDTPTGPLRVNMPADFGTDFLAESFMEFSRRYPDVTFFLDLANPDHASRVFQTCDVSIEIGDLPDSTQIARLLGMLPAYLYASREYLEKHGEPKHPSDLTRHECIEFRAEGAGRVTRWPLTNGQQHIEFTPGNRFSVNGVAMARRLAMLGAGIAVLVGGQLAEQQSGQLQRVLPDWQLGPFPVHAVTETRLLPAKTRIFIEFLMERLGSHWQAKDTPVFMRSV
- a CDS encoding pseudouridine synthase, with the translated sequence MEKVRISKLMSERGLCSRREADSYIERGWVRVDGVVVSELGARAYPDQVITLERAAHARQTSRVTILINKPVGYVSGQAEKGYTPAVALIDARSRFAGDRAPQRFERAHLDGLAVAGRLDIDSQGLLVLTQDGRVAKQLIGEDSTIDKEYLVRVQGDLSDNGLALLNHGLSLDGKALKPAQVRWQNHDQLRFVLREGKKRQIRRMCELVGLKVVGLKRVRIGRVALGDLPLGQWRYLREDESF